The following are from one region of the Actinomycetes bacterium genome:
- a CDS encoding S8 family serine peptidase, whose protein sequence is MGAALVAMVLIAVFLTGTAGAGQGNAANATGTDKSVSDVYLVMLQEAPVAAYEGGVAGYPATKPAPGKKLDKKAPNVEKYAGHLRSRHNALANGVGAARIYDYVYSLNGFAATLNKGQVAKLQASRGVVSVKRDSLSQPATDNTPTFLGLNAGGGIWSQLGGQSKAGEDVVIGVVDTGIWPEHPSFADTGYGPAPADWNGECQAGEQWTRRNCTDKLIGARYFEKGYGHFGGGLAGDYQSPRDHDGHGTHTASTAGGNAGVAASIFGKSFGTISGMAPRARVAAYKACWPEGCAVSDLVAAIDAAVADGVDVINYSIGDGDPDFLDADDVAFLFARQAGVFVAASAGNAGPDASTVDHGGPWLTTVGASTQNRSFTGTVRLGNGQSYKGATVTPGLASTPLVDGAAAGSEGCLTGLNPSLVTGKIVVCQGSFQRAARSLAVKQAGGVGMVLYTVTDTDALLSDNHHVPTLHVTHTDGLAINAYIAAAGTSATASLSGGAKEFGGGNTMAAFSSRGPLLPSDRSTGDLLKPDITAPGVQILAGNSPTAFVGAPGQLFQAIAGTSMSSPHIAGIGALLKDLHPDWTPAELQSAIMTTARQNVRKEDGVTPADPFDFGAGHVVPNGAADPGLVYPAGFDDYRAFLRSQRLCTLCFGTSPAPVVAATDLNVPSVTIRALAGVQTVTRKVKNVGPAARYQVSVAAPAGVDVQVTPSELTLAAGATATYQVSFAANRDASFDRYAFGSLTWSDGKGKGGHQVHIPLVVRPVKLAAPASITGTGPSGSVTQTVQLGYQGTFAVAAQGLVAATTETRTVADDPTNNFDTDAPDSNQGIQVHSFTVPTGTTLARFQLFDEFTDGNDDIDLYLYRVGTGGALTLVGFSAGGTSAERIDIRAPAAGTYKLYAHGWQTDGTNAVYTLFSWLVPDTAAGNMTVASSTSSATVGGTANVTVSWSGLTAGTKYLGRISYSDGSSEIGSTTVSVNP, encoded by the coding sequence GTGGGCGCGGCGCTCGTCGCCATGGTCCTAATCGCCGTCTTCCTCACCGGCACGGCCGGCGCCGGCCAGGGCAATGCTGCCAACGCGACAGGCACCGACAAGAGCGTCAGCGACGTCTATCTGGTCATGCTCCAGGAAGCACCGGTTGCCGCCTACGAGGGCGGCGTCGCCGGCTATCCGGCCACGAAGCCGGCGCCGGGCAAGAAGCTGGACAAGAAGGCTCCCAACGTCGAGAAGTACGCGGGGCATCTGCGCTCTCGCCACAACGCGCTCGCGAACGGCGTCGGGGCGGCGCGGATCTACGACTACGTGTACTCGCTCAACGGCTTCGCCGCCACGCTGAACAAGGGGCAGGTGGCCAAGCTGCAGGCCTCGCGGGGCGTCGTCTCGGTCAAGCGCGACTCCCTGTCCCAGCCGGCCACCGACAACACCCCGACGTTCCTTGGTCTCAACGCGGGCGGCGGCATCTGGAGCCAGCTCGGCGGCCAGTCCAAGGCCGGCGAGGACGTCGTCATCGGCGTTGTCGACACCGGCATCTGGCCCGAGCATCCGAGCTTCGCCGACACCGGCTACGGTCCCGCGCCCGCTGACTGGAATGGCGAGTGCCAGGCCGGCGAGCAGTGGACCAGGCGCAACTGCACCGACAAGCTGATCGGTGCCCGGTATTTCGAGAAGGGCTACGGCCACTTCGGCGGCGGACTCGCGGGCGACTACCAGTCGCCGCGCGATCACGACGGTCACGGCACCCACACGGCGTCGACCGCCGGCGGCAATGCCGGCGTCGCCGCGTCGATCTTCGGCAAGAGCTTCGGGACGATCAGCGGCATGGCGCCGCGCGCGCGGGTCGCCGCCTACAAGGCGTGCTGGCCCGAGGGCTGCGCCGTCAGTGACCTCGTCGCGGCGATCGACGCGGCCGTCGCGGACGGTGTCGACGTCATCAACTACTCGATCGGTGACGGGGATCCCGACTTCCTCGACGCCGACGACGTGGCGTTCCTGTTCGCGCGGCAGGCCGGCGTCTTCGTCGCCGCCTCGGCCGGCAACGCCGGCCCCGACGCCAGCACCGTCGACCATGGAGGCCCGTGGTTGACGACGGTGGGCGCGAGCACCCAAAACCGCTCCTTCACCGGCACGGTCAGGCTCGGCAACGGCCAGTCGTACAAGGGCGCGACGGTGACGCCCGGCCTGGCGTCGACGCCACTGGTGGACGGGGCCGCGGCCGGGAGCGAGGGCTGCCTCACCGGGCTAAACCCGTCGCTCGTAACAGGCAAGATCGTCGTCTGCCAGGGGAGCTTCCAGCGGGCGGCGAGGAGCCTGGCCGTCAAGCAGGCCGGCGGCGTCGGGATGGTCCTCTACACAGTCACCGACACCGACGCGCTGCTCAGCGACAACCACCACGTGCCGACGCTGCACGTGACGCACACGGACGGCTTGGCGATCAACGCCTACATCGCCGCGGCCGGCACCTCAGCCACCGCGTCGCTATCCGGCGGCGCCAAGGAGTTCGGCGGCGGCAACACGATGGCAGCCTTCTCGTCACGCGGGCCGCTCCTTCCGAGCGACCGGAGCACGGGCGATCTCCTGAAGCCGGACATCACGGCTCCGGGGGTGCAGATCCTGGCGGGCAACAGCCCGACCGCGTTCGTCGGCGCGCCCGGCCAGCTGTTCCAGGCGATCGCCGGGACGTCGATGTCGAGCCCGCACATCGCCGGGATCGGCGCGCTCCTGAAGGACCTCCATCCCGACTGGACGCCCGCCGAGCTACAGTCGGCGATCATGACGACCGCCCGCCAGAACGTCCGCAAGGAGGACGGTGTTACGCCCGCGGACCCGTTCGACTTCGGGGCCGGGCACGTCGTCCCGAATGGGGCGGCGGATCCGGGTCTCGTCTACCCGGCCGGCTTCGACGACTACCGTGCCTTCCTGCGAAGCCAGCGTCTCTGCACATTGTGCTTCGGCACGAGCCCGGCGCCGGTCGTCGCCGCAACCGACCTCAACGTCCCCTCGGTCACGATTCGCGCGCTCGCCGGTGTCCAGACGGTGACGCGGAAGGTCAAGAACGTCGGTCCCGCGGCGAGGTACCAGGTGAGCGTCGCGGCCCCGGCGGGAGTGGACGTCCAGGTCACGCCAAGCGAGCTGACGCTTGCGGCGGGCGCAACCGCCACGTATCAGGTGTCGTTCGCCGCGAACCGGGACGCGTCGTTCGACCGGTACGCGTTCGGCTCGTTGACCTGGAGTGACGGGAAGGGCAAGGGCGGCCACCAGGTGCACATCCCCCTCGTCGTCCGTCCAGTGAAGCTGGCCGCTCCCGCCTCGATCACCGGCACGGGACCGTCCGGGTCGGTAACCCAGACGGTCCAGCTCGGCTACCAGGGCACGTTCGCGGTCGCCGCGCAAGGACTGGTTGCCGCGACAACCGAAACGAGAACAGTCGCCGACGATCCGACGAACAACTTCGACACGGACGCGCCAGATTCCAACCAGGGCATCCAGGTGCACTCGTTCACGGTTCCGACCGGGACGACGCTCGCGCGCTTCCAGCTGTTCGATGAGTTCACCGACGGCAACGACGACATCGACCTCTACCTGTACCGCGTCGGCACGGGTGGCGCCCTCACGCTCGTCGGCTTCAGCGCCGGCGGCACGAGCGCCGAGCGGATCGACATCCGCGCTCCGGCCGCGGGAACGTACAAGTTGTACGCGCACGGCTGGCAGACGGACGGTACGAACGCGGTCTACACGCTCTTCAGCTGGCTCGTCCCGGACACGGCTGCGGGGAACATGACCGTGGCGTCGAGCACGTCGTCGGCGACGGTCG